One Lacipirellulaceae bacterium DNA window includes the following coding sequences:
- a CDS encoding iron chelate uptake ABC transporter family permease subunit, whose protein sequence is MNGLSLNEKVMLGTALLGGMAGVSGTFAVLRKRSLIGDMLAHTSLPGVCIAFMLIGSRNTLGLSLGALASGLVAIALMTLVIRWTRTKEDAAIGIMLSTFFGLGIVLLTNIQNDPAVGNKSGLDSYIFGEPGNMLTRDLVLLAIVAAVVISLVFALFKEFKLVAFDSDFALSQGWPITWLDYAMMACVACVTIIGLPIVGVILMAAMIILPAATARMWTNRLHTMVIIAGVLGVIAGVAGTQVGRNLPAGPVIVLMAASLFAVSLLFAPQRGILPRLWGEAQLRFRIAREHLLRSLYEINEPHLSISESVDAKPVRLETLREHRHWKPWLLSWLIDRAERNGLLYESDEAVTLTPLGVRKAAQVTRTHRMWELYMLEYAGVAASQADRAADNVEHMLPESLLMELEAKLKKQGRLPEGLEELPASPHPASLRQREGGPT, encoded by the coding sequence ATGAATGGCCTTTCACTCAATGAAAAAGTGATGCTGGGCACGGCACTGCTGGGCGGAATGGCAGGCGTATCGGGAACTTTTGCCGTCCTGCGCAAGCGTTCCCTCATCGGCGACATGCTAGCGCACACTTCGCTGCCCGGGGTGTGCATTGCTTTCATGCTGATCGGTTCGCGGAACACGCTCGGCCTTTCATTGGGGGCCTTGGCGAGTGGGTTAGTAGCCATCGCGCTGATGACCTTAGTGATTCGCTGGACACGCACCAAAGAAGACGCCGCGATTGGCATCATGCTCAGCACGTTCTTTGGGCTGGGGATCGTGCTTCTGACGAACATTCAAAACGACCCTGCGGTGGGCAACAAGTCGGGACTTGATTCGTACATCTTCGGTGAGCCGGGGAACATGCTCACGCGAGACCTCGTGCTCCTAGCGATCGTCGCTGCCGTTGTTATCTCTCTAGTCTTCGCGCTCTTCAAAGAGTTCAAACTCGTGGCGTTCGACTCGGACTTTGCCCTATCGCAAGGTTGGCCGATTACTTGGCTCGACTACGCGATGATGGCTTGCGTGGCGTGCGTGACGATCATCGGCCTACCGATTGTCGGCGTGATTCTCATGGCGGCGATGATCATCCTCCCCGCGGCCACCGCACGGATGTGGACCAATCGCCTCCACACGATGGTGATTATCGCGGGCGTTCTGGGTGTGATCGCGGGGGTTGCCGGGACGCAGGTCGGGCGAAATCTTCCGGCGGGGCCTGTTATCGTGCTAATGGCCGCCTCGTTATTTGCCGTCTCACTTCTGTTCGCGCCGCAGCGAGGCATTCTGCCGCGACTCTGGGGAGAAGCCCAACTTCGATTCCGGATCGCCCGCGAGCATCTGCTCCGTTCGCTTTACGAGATCAATGAGCCGCACCTTAGCATTTCTGAGTCCGTCGATGCGAAGCCTGTGAGGCTTGAAACACTGCGAGAACATCGCCACTGGAAACCCTGGCTGCTCTCATGGCTCATCGACCGAGCGGAGCGAAATGGGTTGCTCTACGAATCGGACGAAGCTGTGACGCTCACACCCTTGGGCGTCCGGAAAGCGGCACAAGTCACCCGGACGCATCGCATGTGGGAGCTTTACATGCTGGAATACGCGGGCGTTGCAGCGAGCCAAGCTGACCGGGCTGCTGACAACGTTGAGCACATGCTTCCCGAATCGCTACTCATGGAGTTGGAAGCGAAGCTGAAGAAACAAGGTCGCTTGCCTGAAGGTCTTGAGGAGCTTCCCGCTTCACCTCACCCGGCGTCGCTTCGCCAACGTGAAGGAGGTCCGACATGA
- a CDS encoding metal ABC transporter ATP-binding protein, whose translation MSVPAVEIHDMTVAYQRRPVLWDIDLQVPEGKLVGIVGPNGAGKTTLIKAALGLIPLASGKVEIYGKAYSDQRHLVGYVPQRESVDWDFPVSVRDVVLMGTYGKLGWFKRHGKAERETADRCLEQVGMLPLAKRQIRQLSGGQQQRVFLARALAEDAQVYFLDEPFAGVDAATESAIVELLHTLRTAGKTVFVVHHDLQTVREYFDYVILLNMRLIACGPVETTFTNDNLQKTYGGRLTILDEAAEAMRQGEA comes from the coding sequence ATGAGTGTCCCTGCCGTTGAAATCCACGATATGACGGTCGCCTACCAGCGGCGGCCCGTGCTCTGGGACATTGATCTCCAGGTGCCCGAGGGAAAGCTCGTTGGCATCGTTGGCCCGAATGGGGCCGGTAAAACGACGCTCATTAAAGCAGCTCTTGGGTTGATTCCGCTGGCGAGCGGGAAGGTCGAGATATACGGCAAGGCATACAGCGATCAACGTCACCTTGTCGGCTACGTACCGCAGCGGGAGTCGGTCGACTGGGACTTTCCTGTTTCCGTGCGCGATGTCGTCTTAATGGGGACCTACGGAAAGCTGGGATGGTTCAAACGTCACGGCAAAGCAGAGCGGGAGACGGCGGATCGCTGCCTGGAGCAGGTCGGAATGTTGCCGCTCGCCAAGCGGCAGATCCGCCAGCTTTCCGGCGGGCAGCAGCAACGGGTTTTTCTTGCCCGTGCCTTGGCTGAAGACGCCCAGGTGTATTTCCTCGACGAGCCCTTTGCCGGCGTCGATGCCGCCACCGAGTCGGCCATTGTCGAACTGCTGCACACACTTCGCACCGCTGGCAAAACGGTGTTTGTGGTTCACCACGATCTGCAAACCGTGCGTGAGTATTTCGATTACGTGATTCTGCTGAACATGCGTCTGATTGCTTGCGGACCTGTGGAGACGACCTTCACCAATGATAATCTGCAAAAGACCTACGGCGGGCGATTGACGATTCTCGACGAAGCTGCGGAAGCCATGCGCCAGGGCGAGGCATAG